The window GGCAGGCAGCGCTTCGTCGCCGGCCAGGATCTTCTCGGCCACGATATAGGGTTCATGACCGGGGCGCAGGCTGCGCAAGCGCTGGCGCAGGCGCAGGCAGTAAGCCGCCGGATCGGTGAGGCCGTCGATATGATCCAGGCGCAGGCCGTCGATGAGGCCCTCGGCATAGAGGCGGAAGAGTTCGGCGTGCATGGCTTCGAAGACGTCTTCCCGTTCCACCCGCATGCCCACCAGTTCACTGACTTCGAAGAAACGCCGCCAGTTGATTTCATCGGCGGCATTGCGCCAGCAGGCCAGCCGGTAGTGCTGGCGCTCCAGCAACTGATGCAAGGCGCTGCGGCCATGCGGCTGGGCGGCGCTGAAGCCGGCCAGCGCCGCATCGATATCGGCCAGGGCCTCGGGGTCGCGGGCCAGGTCGCGCAAGAGCCCGTAGGCGGCGCTGCAGGTCTGCGGCATCGCTTTGCGGAAGGCGGCGATCACCTCCGCCAGCCGCTGGCTGCCGGCGGTCTCCAGCACCAGGGCGTGATCTGGTGCTGCCAGGGGGAAGCGGTGTTCGTAGTGCTCCACATACAGTTCGCCAGACTCGGCGTCCAGGCACAGCACCAGTTCGCCCGCCTCCAGCGCCTCGGCATAGGGCTGGCCCAGGAAAGGCAGCAAGACCTTGCCCTTCAAGGCGGGATCGGCGCTGTCCCAGTCGATGTCGAACCAGAGCGCGTGCGGACTCTCCCGGCCCCAGCGCAGCACGTCCTGCCACCAGGGATTGTGGCGGCCCACCGCCATGTGATTGGGCACGATATCGACCAGCAAGCCCATGCCCGCCGCACGCAGGCGCTGCACCAGCTGGCGCAGGCCGGACTCGCCGCCCAGTTCCGGATTGATGCGGCTGGCGTCGGCCACGTCGTAGCCGTGCGTGGAGCCTGGCCGGGCGGTCAGGATGGGCGAGACATACAGGTGGCTCACCCCCAGGCGCTGGTAGTAGTCCACTACCTCGGCGGCCTGCGCGAAATTGAAATCGCGATGCAACTGCAAGCGCGCCGTGGCGCGGATCAGCGGGGCGGCGTGGGAGACAGGGGGAGCAGCGAGCTCGGAGTCGGGCTGGTGAGGCATCAGGTTTCCTTGGGGGTGTAGCCGCGCACGCGGCGCAGCCGCTCCAGCCGCGCCCGGGCGGCGTAGGAGGCAAACAGTTGCGGGGTGTCGTCGGGCAGGCGACGACGCCAGTTGGGATGGGGGTCCGTCAGGCCTGGCAGGTTGGGCTGCTGCACCAGGCCCAGGATGTCTTCCACCGGCACCACTGCCAGCGGCGCGGGCGTGGCGGCGACGAATTCCAGCGCGGCGTCAACGGCGATGGCGCATTCTTCGGGCACCGGCGGCAAGGCCTGCTGGGCCAGGTCTTCCGCCTCTGCAGCGCTGATCTGCGGGACCGGCCCACTGGCCCAGCCCTGCTCCACCAAGGCCTGCCAAAGCTGGTCACGCTCTTTTGCGCGCTGGGCTTCGGCGGCGGCGCGGCCCTCTTCGAGCTGACCCAGGCGATGCCGCCAGGCGATGTCAGCGCCGGTCCACCAGCCGGCCACGGTGGGCAGGTCATGCGTGGTGGTCACGCCGATGGCCTGGGCGGACCACTCCGCAGGCGGGAGGAAGCCCTCTTTGTCGCGCTGGAACCAGAGCACGCGGATGCCGGCCACGCCCGATTCGGCCAGGTCCCGGTCGAAGCCTGGCGGCACCGTCCCCAGGTCTTCACCGATGACCACGGCGCGGTGGCGCCAGGACTCCAGCGCGATCAGGCGCAACATGTCCTGCTGCGGATAAGCGACGTAAGCACCTGCCTGCGCGCCCAGCCCCTGCGGCACCAGCCATAGGCGGTTCAGGCCCAGCACGTGATCGATGCGCACGCCGCCGCCCTGGGCCATGCAGGCCCGCAGCATGGCCAGATAGGCCTGGTAGCCGGTGCGCCGCAGCGCCAACGGCGAAAACGCGCCCAGACCCCAGTTCTGGCCCAGCGGCGCCAGCCGGTCAGGCGGCGCGCCCACGGTCAGCCCGGCGGCGATCTCGCCCTGGTGGCTCCAGGCCTGGCTGCCGCCATTGTCCGCGCCCACAGCCAGGTCGGCGATGAGGCCGATGGGCATGCCGCTGGCGCGCGCGCATTGCTGGGCATGCGCCAGCTGGCGCGTGGCCTGCCACTGTAGGAACAGGTGGAATTCGATCTCGCCGGCATGGTCGGCGGCGAAGTTGCTCATCGCCGGGGTATCGGGATGCTGGGCCGCCGCGCCCCACTGCCGCCAGTCGCAATAGCCGGGCGCGCCCTGCTGGCACAGCCAGTTGCTGTAGGCCTCGTAGAGCGCATGCGCGCGCAAGGCCGGGCCGCCCTGGGACTGGAAGGCGGCAAAGGCGGCGCTCTGGGCGGGGTCGGCGCCGTGCTCGGTGCGAAACAGCGCATACAGGCGGCGCAACAGCGTCAGGCGGTGCGCACCGGCGCGCGCCCAGTCCACCAGCGGCGCGCCCTGCAGGCGTTCGTGCGCGGCGATCATTTCGGAGCCGCCTTCGGCCAGCACTTGCGCCTGAGCCGCCTCGCCCAGGATGGCGGCGGGGTCGATCAGCAAGGGGTTGAGAAACAGGCGGCTGGATGGCGAATACGGGCTGCTGCGGCCAGGATCGGCGGTGAACATGGCGTGCACGGGCGACATGGCCAGCGCGGCCGCGCCGTATTCGCTGGCCAGCGGCGCCAGCGCTGCGAGCGCACCGAAGTGGCCGATGCCGCCATCGCCATAGACCTTGCGGGCCGGCTTGAGGCTGTCGCTGCGCAGGCCATAGACCTGCGCGGCCAGCGCCCAGCCGCGTGCATCCGCTTGCTCGCCCAGCGCATCGGCAATGGTGTAGCAGCGCGCCGGTGCGATGGCCAGGGTGAGGATGTGACCCGCCACCAGCAGGCGGTGATAGCCCGGCACGGCAATGGGCGGCAAGGTCGGCGGTGCGTTCAGGTCAGAAGAGATCAGCAGCATCAGCCTGGCGCCGTTCTCCAGCTCCAGCCGGCAGGACTGCCCGTGCAGATGCGAATGCGCGGGCAAGCACACCGGCTGGTGCTGTACCCCGGTCAGCAGCGGCGGCAGGTAGCCCACCGCCTGTTCCTGGTCCAGCTGGGCCAGGCTGTCGCGGCAATCGCCGGGCGTCGCGCACGGCAGGCCCAGGGCCTCCAGGATGGCGCGCAAGGCGTCATTGTCGACCACTTGCGGCTGGTCGTAGGCATCGGTCCAGTGCGTGGCGATGCCGGCGCGGCGGGCCAGGCGGGCGAGATCGTCCTCGTCCGCTGCGAGCCTGGCGGCTTTAGGCGCGGGCACCGGCTTCACTTGCAGGGTCGCGCTACTCATGCAGACCTCCCGTCGCCCGTCGCGGGTTCGCGCAAGGCCAGGATGGCATGGCCGGGGAAGCGCCCTTCCGCCACGGCCTCGAGCGCGCCGCCACTGTCGAAGAGGACGTCGGCGCCGGCGCTTTGGGCCAGTTGGTCCAGCGATTCTTGCACGGCCTGTTCGGCCAGGTTGACGGTGATGTTGAGCACGCTGCCGTTGGACAGCCGCCAGCGCGCATGCACGGCCTTGGGGCCGATGGCGCGCGCTTCCAGCGCCCGCGCACCGCGCAGGTAGGGGGCGATGTGCAGCTTGCGGATGTGCAGCAGCTCGGCCACGCGGCGCAGACAGGCCGCCGAGCCCGGCGCGGGGCCGGGTTCGGGGATGGATGAGACGAAGGTGGCGAAGCTGTTGGGATCGGGAATCTGCTCCAGCAAGGCCGGATCGGCGAACTGCGGGAAGCGGGCGAACTCGCGTCGCCGCCCTTCCCGGACCGCCTTGACCAGCGCCTCGTCACGATGGCTGGTGAAGTACAGGAAGGGTTGCACGGCGCAGAATTCCTCGCCCATGAACAGCATCGGGATCTGCGGCGCCAAGAGCACCAGCGCCTGCGCCGCATGCAGGGCCAGCGGATGGGCCAGTACGGTCAGGCGCTCGCCGAAGGCGCGGTTGCCGATCTGGTCGTGGTTCTGCAGGAAGTTGACAAAGGCGGTGGGCGGCAAGTCGGCGCTGGGCTCGCCGCGCGGCTCCCCCGAATACGGCGAGACCTCGCCCTGGTAGACGAAACCCTGCTGCAGGCAGCGCGCCAGCTTGGCCGCAGGCTCCTCGGCGTAGGCGGCGTAGTAGCCGCTGTCTTCACCGGTGAGCAGCACATGCAGGACGTGGTGGGCATCGTCATTCCACTGGGCGTCATAGACATGGCTGCTGCGGCCATCATCAGGAGGATGGCCGTGGCCCAGCAGGTGGGCGGCATTGCCATCATGTTCCAGCACCAGATGGACGTGGCGCTGTCCGCCGATTTCCGTGCGGATGCGCTGGCCCAGCCTTTCCAGCCAGGCCGGCTCGCAGATGGCGTGCACGGCGTCCAGGCGCAGGCCGTCGAAGCGATATTCCTGCAACCAGTACAGCGCATTCTGGGTGAAGAAGTCATCCACTTCCGGGCGGCGGAAATCGATGGTCGCGCCCCAGAGCGTCTGCATGTCCTGGCGGAAGAATTCGGGCGCGTAAGCGTGGAGGTAATTGCCATCCGGGCCGAAGTGGTTGTAGACCACATCGAGGAAGACCATCATGCCCAGCCCATGGGCGGTATCGATCAGGGCCTTCAATTGCTCGGGCGTGCCATAGCTGGCGTCGGGCGCAAAGGGCAGCACGCCGTCATAGCCCCAGTTGTGCGCGCCGGGGAATTCGGCCACCGGCATGAGCTCGATGGCCGTGATGCCCAGTTCGGCCAGCTCGGCCAGGCGTTGCCGGATGCCGGCGAAGCCGCCCATGGCGCCGGGATGGAGTTCGTAGAGCACCGTCTCTTCCCAGGGCCGGCCGCGCCACTGCGGGTATTGCCAGACGTAGGCCTGCGCATCGACCACCAGGCTGGGATCGAAGACATCGCCAGCCTGCCCGCGCGAGGCGGGGTCGGGGGCGACGAGCTCGCCCTGGCTGATGGTGTCGAACACATAGCGATAGGTGGCGCCAGGATCACAGGCGGTCTCCAGCGCGAACCAGCCTTGTGGCTCGGCGTCCATGGGCAGGCGGCCACGTCCGGTGATGTCGACGGCGACGCTGCGCGCGCCAGGCGCCCAGACGCGAAAGCGTACACGGCCAGGTTCGGTCACCTGCGCGCCAAAGGGCAGGTTCCAGGAAAAGCGGGCGCTCATGG is drawn from Herbaspirillum seropedicae and contains these coding sequences:
- the treZ gene encoding malto-oligosyltrehalose trehalohydrolase, which produces MSARFSWNLPFGAQVTEPGRVRFRVWAPGARSVAVDITGRGRLPMDAEPQGWFALETACDPGATYRYVFDTISQGELVAPDPASRGQAGDVFDPSLVVDAQAYVWQYPQWRGRPWEETVLYELHPGAMGGFAGIRQRLAELAELGITAIELMPVAEFPGAHNWGYDGVLPFAPDASYGTPEQLKALIDTAHGLGMMVFLDVVYNHFGPDGNYLHAYAPEFFRQDMQTLWGATIDFRRPEVDDFFTQNALYWLQEYRFDGLRLDAVHAICEPAWLERLGQRIRTEIGGQRHVHLVLEHDGNAAHLLGHGHPPDDGRSSHVYDAQWNDDAHHVLHVLLTGEDSGYYAAYAEEPAAKLARCLQQGFVYQGEVSPYSGEPRGEPSADLPPTAFVNFLQNHDQIGNRAFGERLTVLAHPLALHAAQALVLLAPQIPMLFMGEEFCAVQPFLYFTSHRDEALVKAVREGRRREFARFPQFADPALLEQIPDPNSFATFVSSIPEPGPAPGSAACLRRVAELLHIRKLHIAPYLRGARALEARAIGPKAVHARWRLSNGSVLNITVNLAEQAVQESLDQLAQSAGADVLFDSGGALEAVAEGRFPGHAILALREPATGDGRSA
- the malQ gene encoding 4-alpha-glucanotransferase produces the protein MSSATLQVKPVPAPKAARLAADEDDLARLARRAGIATHWTDAYDQPQVVDNDALRAILEALGLPCATPGDCRDSLAQLDQEQAVGYLPPLLTGVQHQPVCLPAHSHLHGQSCRLELENGARLMLLISSDLNAPPTLPPIAVPGYHRLLVAGHILTLAIAPARCYTIADALGEQADARGWALAAQVYGLRSDSLKPARKVYGDGGIGHFGALAALAPLASEYGAAALAMSPVHAMFTADPGRSSPYSPSSRLFLNPLLIDPAAILGEAAQAQVLAEGGSEMIAAHERLQGAPLVDWARAGAHRLTLLRRLYALFRTEHGADPAQSAAFAAFQSQGGPALRAHALYEAYSNWLCQQGAPGYCDWRQWGAAAQHPDTPAMSNFAADHAGEIEFHLFLQWQATRQLAHAQQCARASGMPIGLIADLAVGADNGGSQAWSHQGEIAAGLTVGAPPDRLAPLGQNWGLGAFSPLALRRTGYQAYLAMLRACMAQGGGVRIDHVLGLNRLWLVPQGLGAQAGAYVAYPQQDMLRLIALESWRHRAVVIGEDLGTVPPGFDRDLAESGVAGIRVLWFQRDKEGFLPPAEWSAQAIGVTTTHDLPTVAGWWTGADIAWRHRLGQLEEGRAAAEAQRAKERDQLWQALVEQGWASGPVPQISAAEAEDLAQQALPPVPEECAIAVDAALEFVAATPAPLAVVPVEDILGLVQQPNLPGLTDPHPNWRRRLPDDTPQLFASYAARARLERLRRVRGYTPKET